The following are encoded together in the Carboxydothermus pertinax genome:
- a CDS encoding SurA N-terminal domain-containing protein, with the protein MKPFYKLHNKNILLCGIFFALAGLLLSVKFFFNVNQKTYQPNVLVIINGEALTTSEVNKVIKNYRIAGSLAANRLDQILSDLIDEKLILQEAKRRKIDATREEIEARLKQLKNHLPSLYQQIYTQMSEKEYKEILKNRIIIQKLYTEVISSQKNKPTGEHEPLETSQKEKEIFAKWVKELREKADITFLQENIQNFKESLRKETPGVVY; encoded by the coding sequence TTGAAACCTTTTTATAAACTACATAATAAAAACATATTATTATGTGGTATTTTTTTCGCGTTAGCTGGGTTGCTGCTATCGGTTAAGTTTTTTTTTAATGTAAATCAGAAAACCTATCAACCTAACGTTCTGGTAATTATAAACGGCGAAGCCTTAACTACTTCGGAAGTGAATAAGGTTATCAAAAACTACCGGATAGCAGGAAGCCTGGCTGCTAACCGCCTCGACCAAATCCTTTCCGACCTAATAGATGAAAAACTTATTCTGCAGGAAGCCAAGAGGCGAAAGATAGATGCCACAAGGGAAGAAATAGAAGCAAGGCTGAAGCAGCTTAAAAACCATTTGCCGTCATTATACCAGCAAATTTATACACAAATGTCGGAAAAAGAGTATAAAGAGATCCTGAAAAACCGGATTATCATCCAAAAGCTATATACTGAAGTCATCTCATCTCAGAAAAATAAGCCAACTGGAGAGCATGAACCTCTAGAAACTTCGCAAAAAGAAAAAGAAATCTTTGCTAAATGGGTAAAAGAGCTTCGGGAGAAAGCCGACATTACCTTCCTTCAAGAAAACATTCAAAACTTTAAAGAAAGCCTTCGTAAAGAAACTCCAGGGGTTGTCTATTAA